CGCCCCCGACGTCGGAAGCAAGCGAAGGGCGGAGGTGAGGCAGAGTCTACAGGAATCGGAAGTCACCGTCGTTACCGGGGCGGTGTACGAAGAGATAACCCCGAAGGGGGTCGTTTTCAGCACAAAAGATGGGGGCAAGAAGACCGTGGGAAGCGAAACTGTGGTAATTGCCGGCAATGTCGAGCCGAATATGGATCTGCAGAAGACGCTCGAGGGGAAGGTCCCCGAGCTGTATGTGATAGGTGACTGCAAGAAGCTGGGCTTGATAAGGGGGGCTATTGGTGATGGCATGACCATCGCCTGTAAAATATAGACCAACCCGCGCAGAAGGGTTGTGGTTTATTACCACTCTACATAGAGTTATTAGGAAGAGGAGGGTCATCCATGAAGCCGCTGAAGAAGCTATTCACACCCATCAAGATCGGAGCAATGGAGCTGAAGAACCGTATCGTTATGGCTCCCATGACCACCACCTGGGCACCTACCGACGGTACTGTGCCACAGCAGATGATCGACTACTGGGAGGCCCGGGCGAAGGGAGGGGTGGGGCTGATCATATTCGAAACTGTGGTCATCGATGCCGCTTTCCCGTATATAGTCCAGAGCGTCGGACTCTGGGATGACAAGCTCATCCCCAGCTTCAAGAGGTGGGTTGACGCCATGCATGCCCACGGCGCTAAGGTGGCACCGCAGATCAGCCATCCAGGACCGGAGTCATTCTCCTGGATATTTGGAGTACAGCCCGTAGGGCCTTCTGTATTGGTCAGCAGAAGACACGGGCAGGCCTGCCGCGAGCTCACTGTGGATGAAATAAAGAAGATCATAGAGCAGTACGGCGATGCAGCAAGACGGGCGAGAGAGGCCGGCTGCGACTGCATGGAATTGCACGCCGGTCACCGATATATGCTGGCTGCCTCGTTCCTGTCACCATTGCGCAACCAGAGAACTGATGAGTACGGGGGCACCATCGACGGCCGACTGAGATTCGTTCTGGAAGTGGTGGATAACATCAAGAGGAAGGCCGGGAAGGACTTCCCGGTGATCATCCGCATCTCGGGCGATGAGCATGTGCCCGGCGGGAGAGACCTGATGGACACGCTGTACATAGCCCCCAAGCTGGTAGAGGCCGGTGTAGATGCCATCGAAATCTCCGGCGGGGTAGATCCTGAACATACCTACCGGGTGCTGCCATGCATGGGGATGCCCCCAGGGTTAAATGTGCCTGCCGCGGCTGCTGTGAAGCAGATGGTGAATGTGCCGGTTATAGTGGTAGGAAAGATCACCGATCCCCGTTTTGCAGATGACATTCTCGTTAAGGAATATGCCGACATCATAATGATGGGGCGAGCCCTCCTGGCCGATCCCGAGCTACCCAACAAGGCAAAGGCCGGCAGGTTCGAAGATATCGCTCCCTGCACTAGCTGCGGGCAGGGATGTCTTCGGATGCCATTGACGTTCGAGGGCTTCACCTGCGTCATCAATCCCACAATCGGCAAGGAGAAGGAGATGGTCATCACCCCTGCAGCCAAGCCGAAGAAGGTGCTGGTGATCGGGGGTGGCCCCGGAGGCCTGGAGGCAGCCCGTGTGGCTGCAATCAGGGGGCACGATGTCACCCTGTGGGAGAAGGCCTCCAAGATGGGAGGACAATTGAACCTGGCGCCCATTCCACCCACAAAGCAGGACATGGCCAGATGGGTCATCTATCTCACCACTCAGGTGAAGAAGGCTAAGGTCAAGGTGGAATTGAACAAGGAGGCTACGCCGGAGTTGATCGAGCAGTTCAAGCCGGACGTGGTTATTGTGGCCACCGGAGGCAAGCCTCTCATTCCGCCCATACCAGGTGTGCAGGGGAAGAAGGTGGCTACGGGAGCCGATGTGCTCACGGGTAAGGTCGCTATATCCCGCGGGAACGTGGTCATCATCGGAGGTGGCATGGTGGGCTGCGAAGTAGCTGACTGGATAGCCAACCCCGGCCTGGACCAGACCTCAGGATGCACCAACATCACTATCATTGAAATGTTGCAGGACATCGCTCTGGACGAGATCCCACAATCGAGAATGGTGCTTCTGCCAAGGTTGAGAGAAAATGGCATCAAGGCCATAACCTCAGCCACAGTGAAGGAGATTCTGGAGGATGGGGTGGTCTATACCAAGAACGGCCGCGACGAGACCATCCGCGGCATGGACTTTATCATACTGACCTGCGGCGCCACATCGGTGGATGAGCTGAGCGAGAAGATCAAGGGCAAGGTGCCGGAGGTCTATGTTATCGGCGATGCCAAGAAGGCCCGCAAGGTACTCGAAGCCATCGCCGAAGGCGCAGAACTAGCCAGAAAGATCTGATTCTATCCTTCTGGAGCGAGATCCTTAAAGGGGACAGCCCCGTGCGAGGCTGTCCCCCTGTTCTTCCCCCGTGCGGATTGCGGCGGCAAAATGTCTCAGAATTCCCACTCCTTCAACGGCTCAAACCTGCCCTGGAAGAACCGCAGGACTTTTGGCTCATAAGCTAACTTCAACCCTGTGATCCTGTCGCGCTTCTGATAAAGTCCCGCTATCCCTTCCACCGCATAGTCTATGTGCGAATTGGTGTACACCCTGCGCGGGATGGTGCACCGGACCAGTTCCAGCTTTGGCCTGTAGTTCTGGCCGGTCTTCGGCTCGCGACCCTTGGAGACGTTCCCGCGCTCCATCGTCCTCACCCCAGAATCAATGTAGATGGCCGCAGTCAAGGCCTGCGCCGGGTATTCTTCCTGGTCTATATGGGGCAGGAATCGTTTGGCATCAATGAAGACGGCATGTGAGCCCGGAGGTACCACAATCGGCACACCGGCCTCCTGAAGCTTGCGGCCGAATTCCTGGGTTTGGGCAACTCTCATCTTGATATAGTCATCGTCCAGTGAATCCATCAAGCCTCGATGGAGCGCCTCGATGTCCTTGGAATCCAGACCACCGTTGGTCACATCCCCCTCCCAGACCCTCAGCATCCTCAAGAAGGCACGGTTCAAGTCGGGGCTGTTGCACGCGATCAATCCGCCCATGTTGACCAGGAAATCCTTCTTGGCGCTGATGGTGCAGCCGTCGCCGTAACTCAGCAGTTCGCGCAGGATCTCCTTGACGGGTTTGTCGCTGTATTGAGGGTCCTTCCACTTGATCATATAGGCGTTCTCAACGCACCTGGTGGCGTCGTACATGTTCGGGATGCCGTATTTGTGAAGCAGTTTCGCCACGTCTTTGGCGTTCTGCATGGATATCGGCTGCCCGCCCGCCATGTTCACGCAGGTCTCGAAACTCACGTAAGCCACATTCTCCGGACCAGCGCGCAGAATCTCGCCCTCCAGCTTCTTCAAGTCTATGTTGCCCTTCCACGGAAACGGATTGGTGGGATCGTGCGCTTCGTCCACAATGACGTCCACAAAAACCCCGCCGGCCATCTCCTGATGAAGCTTGGTCGTGGTGAAGTACATGTTTCCGGGCACGATCTGCCCCAGCTTGATCATGCACTGGGACATGATGTGTTCCGCGGCCCGGCCCTGGTGTGTCGGAATGATGTAGTTGTAGCCCAGGATCTCCCGGAACTCTTCCACCATCTTCAGGTAATGGCGGCTGCTGTATGGAGTGTCGCCGGTGTTGGTCATCCCCTCCCACTGGTAGCAGCTCATGGCCGAAGTTCCGCTGTCGGTCAGGAGATCCAGATAAACGTCTTCCGATTTGAGCAGGAAGGTGTTGTATCCGGCTTCCGCCATGGCCTTTTTGCGGTATGCTTTGTCCACCATCCTTACCGGTTCGAAAATGGCGATCTTGTACGGCTCGTACATCCGCTTCTCTGAGCGCTCCACCCGCGGAAACGAAACAAACAGGCGTTGCTTCAGGGGCTCAAACTGGGCCTCGTCCACAAATTCAGGATCGTTCTTCAGCGAAAGGCCGGTCAAGTCGTCTCGATTCTTGTACACCGCCACCACCACGTCCGCGACCTCTCTCAGATGGTTTATCGTATATGCGCACCGGGGAAGCTCGAACATCAGTGTCCTGGCCCCCTCGCCTTTCGCGTGATAGTCCCACAGCCCTTCTATCTTGCCGCGCATGCCGCCCTGGATATACAGGGAAGCCGCCAGGGCGAACTTGGGAGATTCCTCACTCGGAATGTGGGGCAGGAACTGCTTTACATTCAGCGCGAAGCCCCTGGTGCCCTTGAACACCGGCACGCCTTCGGCCTGGATCATGTTGTAAAGTGTGCCAATTTGCTCCTGATACCATTCGGTGTATTCCGTTTTCCTCATTTCTGCAACGCCGACGGCAAAAACCTCCATGGCCCTGCCCGACACGCCACCATACGTGTGCAGACCTTCAAAAACTACGACCTCGTTTCGGAGTTTCTCGAAGCACTCGTCGTGGCGGCTGGCGATGAAACCGCCTACGTCCGATCTGGGGTCCTGGCTGGCATCCATCAGAACGACGTCCGCCAGTTGAATGATCTTTTTCGCTATGTCTACTATTTCTTGATCCGAGGCCTCTACATTCCTGATCCAATAAGCATTTTCGAGAACGTTTGAAATGTCCACGACCAGCGGGAGCGAGTAGGCGGTCGCGAGCTTTCTCACCGCCTCGATGTTGGGCAGCGATACAGGCTGGCCATTCCAGGCGTCGGGGCACGTTTCAATCTGGATGTAGGCGGCTCCATCTCTTCCGAGTTCCTTCAGCAGCCGCTTCAGTTTCGCCACATCCAGATTCCCGCCGAACTTCTCCGGCTCTCCGTACTTGGCGGCATCTTTGACACTAACGTCAACGCTCTTTCCCTTGTTGGCAAGGACCAGCCCTTCGCACCGCCCGCGGTTGTGCAGAACAGTCTGGCCCGGTTGAATCATCGTCGCTGCCAGGAGCTTCTCTGAACCGATTCCATTGTGCGTTGGCACCAGCCGGTCAATGCCCAGGACTTCCTGGACGGCACTCTCCAGTCGCAGGAAGCTTCTGGCGCCGGCATAGGCTTCATCGCCAATCATCAGCCCGGCCTTCTGGAAGTGGGACCACGCCGACATCCCCCGCGCCACCATGTCAAAGGCCACATGATCGGAACAAACGTGAAACGTATTGAAATGCGCTTGCTTCAGGATGTTCCACCGTTCGTAGGGCCTGAGCGCCGTGATCTTCTTGACTTCCTTAATCTTGAAAGGCTCGCTTCTCATCTGTCTTCACTCCGTAGGTTTGCTTCCCGTCGTTAAGTTTATCCGATACCCCCGCCTATTGTATCACCTCAATAGTTGGGCCTGCTGTCAGGTAGAACGCGGGCTGGGTAGCCTCTGGAGCAGGGGGTCGCGCGGAAGAGCATGAAGGATGAAAGGCAAAATCCGTGCTGTCTTCGTATGTAGCGTTCAAGCCGGGGGTCCGAAGATCGCCAGCGGCCTCTTGTTGCACAGATTGGGGTGTCCACCCTTCCTATTTGCCATACAGGCAACCACCCCAGCACCACCTTGTGGAACTTCAAGCTGTCCTGCGCCATTGCTCTAGGCTCAAGTCTCCCGGAAGCACTTGAGCGTGCATAGACCACAGTTCTTAAGAGACGATGGTCTCACACCAGAACCGGGTGACTCTGGCCGATGGTTGGCTTGAGTGATGTCAGCGCTGGCTGGCTTGGGTGAGCCGCTTGCACAAAAGCAGCATTCGATTCGGCTCGCCAGGAGCGTCATCGTCAACTAACTTGGTGGCAGGCACCCCTTCACGTCAAATATGTCTTGACGTACTTCTCCATCTCCGGCGTCGGTTTCCACCACTTCTTGACGCCCAGGTCCTCAGCCACCTTGTTGGCGCCGAGGTATCCCGGCCCTCCCAACACCAGCCCTCCCGGATAGGTGGACACGCCGCACACGTAGAGGCCCTCGATGGGCGTCCTGGTGGATGAACATTCCTGGTTGGGGCGGAAGCAGCCCATCTGCACCGGCCGGTAATCGCCGTGCTTTATGGCCCCGCGGCGCATGTTGGGGAAGCGGATGGCGATATCCTCGGGCGTCTCGTTATTGGTGCCGATGATGTTCGCCTTCTTCATGTTGGGCGCCACGCGTTGCCATTTGGCCAGAATGGCCTCATCCAGTTCCTTGGCCCTTTTCTCCCAGCCGCCCTCGATCTCGTAGGGAGCGTGCATCTGGAAGAAGGACACGTGCTTGCCGGGCTTGCGGCTGAGATGGGGATCGAAGAGGCTCTCGCAGGTCGAGTGACCGCCGAAGTTGCTGCCGATCTTGCCTTTCACCACGTTGTCCCAGTGGGCCAGCAGTTGCCCGGTGCTCTCGAAACCGAAGACAGTCATGAAGGCCTCATTCACCCAAGTGTCATCGCAGGCATAGTGAGGGGCTTCCTCAGAGGCAACGTGCAGGGTGTAGAAGCTCCACTTATCATACTTCCAGCCCTCTACGGCGTCCTTCAGAGAGGCAGGCAGATTGTCCTTGCCCACCAGATCGAAGAAGGTGGTCTGGGGGTCCAGGGTGGACATGACCACTTTGGCTCGCAGAGTCCTCTCTTCATACCCGATGAGAACGCCCTCCACCCGTCCGTTGTTCATCAGGATCTTGGTGGCTTCGGCGGCCTCCAGAATCATGCCTCCGTTCCGCACGATCTCTCTGGCCATGGCGGCGGCGAACTTGTGCGAGCCGCCGTAGCAGAGGCACTTGTTCATCCCTCTGTCCAGAAGCAGGGGCACGAAGAAACCGATGCCGGTCTCCATGGGGTCCAGCCCCCACATGCAACTGGAGTAGAGCATAAGAGCGCGCACCCGGTCGTTCTCGAAGACATCGTTGATGATCTCCAGTGGACTGCGGTCGACCATCTCCAGCATCTCCGCGCCGATGGGGGTGCGCTGCATGGCCACGGACAGGTCGATGGGGGACATGGGAGGTATGTAGGTGGCCGGAGCCACTATCTCGTTGACGATGCGCCGCCAGGTGCGCATGACCTTGCCGAAGGCGATGGCATCCTTGAACGAGAACTTGCTGATGGAATCCTTGGTGTCCTCTATCATGCGGGTCAGCACCAGCGACTTGCCGTCTTCGAACACCATGGCCGTCTGAGAGTTGGGCTTGACCCAGACCAGGGCATGGTCGTCGAGGTTGAAGTCCTTGATCACCGGCATGTAGTCCACCATCATGTGATAGACAACGTGCGGGTTGGAGGAATACAGAGGGAAGATGATCTCCTCCGTGGCCAGCCCGCCTCCGACTTCGAAGCGGCGCTCCACCACGGCCACCTTCAGTCCGGCCTTGGCCAGATACGCTCCGGCCATCAGACCGTTGGGGCCGCCTCCGATGATAACGACGTCCCAGGTGGTTTCGTCGGGGAACTCGTCGAACATCTTGAAGATAGGTTGCTCTCGCATGACGTCCTCCTCTTCCCCTACCTCGGGGGTATGGCCGAGATCTTGCCCTGCTGGGGTATATACCAAGGCGACGGGTACCACCATTTGCCCGGCTGGGCGATCCCGTCCTCGATCAGGATGTGCATCAGGTTGTACGGGATAGCCATCAGGCACAGCGCGCCCGGATGCCCGGAAGTTTGATGGCAATGGTAGAGTCCGTCGATGGGCGTCCGGTAGCGGGCCAGCTCGGGCAGCGGGCGCTGCGTCCATAGCTGGTCACGGCAGTGCCGGGTGCCGCACCAGGTCCCGCCGACCAGGCCGCTGTGGCGGAACTCAGCTTCGTACGGTGTCGCTGCCCAGTGGTGAATGATATTATCCGAGTCCAGGCCATCCAGCGCTTGAGAGAAGGCTTCGCGCATGTAGGCATTGAGCTTATCCTTGATCTTATCGATGGCATCTGGCCCTTCGATGTGGTACTCTGGCGGGGGAACATTGACCTCAAAAGCTGCCGATATGTACCCCTTGGGATGATAACCCTGGCAATCAGTGGGGTCGAACGCCTGCGATGGGGTGAGAAACCACATCAGTCTCTCCGGCGGCACGGTCGGGTTGCCTTTGCGACCATCCACATCCATCACGTTCTCGTAGTAGATCTGTCGCGAATCCGAGGGGTAGACGGCCCCACAGGGAGTCTTGTTAGGGCCTAGCCCCACCTCATCCATCACTCTGAACTTCTCACGCCAGCGGATGGGCCTACGCGTGTGCAAGGTGGACACATAGAGACTCCCTCCCTTAAGACTGATGTCCTTTATGCGCTGGACGAAACCGGGGTCCAGGTGCTGCTTCCCGATCAACTTCAGGAAGGTCTGCTTGTAGTCCACCGCGGCGATCACGGCCTTGTTGGCCCATAGTGTCTTCGCGCCCGAAGCAGCGTTATCCCTCAGTCGCACCCCCACGGCCCGGCCATCCCGGATGATAATTTCATCAACGGGACAGCAGGTGCGCACCACGACGCCATTGGCCACGTCCGCACGATGTATAGCGTGGAAATAGCCGTGCAGGCCGCCGCGTGGCACGCTCAACTTCCCTGCTATCAAGATGAGGATGTCTGAAAGAAAAGAAGGAATGGCCACACCCTCCCAGTGGCCGGCCGCCCCTGAGGCCCACGCTGCGAATGCCAGCATAGTCTTGACCGACTCGGTCTTCATGTGCTCGTCCATGAGGTCAAACATGGTCATCTCACGCAGTTCCGGGGTCCACACATCCGGCTGCCGCTCTTTGTACACCTGCATGTAGGGTACGTTCTCGTCCGTGACCTCCACCTCAGGCGGATGGGGCGGGCACCAGAATGTGGCCCGCAGAAGCTCCTGCACAAAGGGAGTCGCGCTGGCCAAGCCGCTCAACTTGGCAAACCCCTCCATGTCCTTCGGGTTGGGCGCCTCGATACCGGCCGTGGTCGGCTGGCCTATGGCACCCATGGACTTCATAAGATCCATCGGACTCCAGGACATGCGGAAGCCGTGCTTCCAAAGCTCCAGTTGCTCGAAGCCCGGAGATGGAGCTCCGTACATGAGCATGGCATGGGGATAGATACGCACCCCGGCCATGGGTTCCACGGTCTCACAGGGCCCGCCGGACTCTGTCCTCTCCTCCAATACGCAGACGCTCAGCTTGCACTTGGCCAGATATGCCGCCGTTGTCATGCCGTTGTGCCCACCACCCACAATCACCACATCGTATCTTTCGTCCTTGCTCATGTTTTCCTCCTATCTGGCTGACTAGCGAGCATGTCTCTGCTCCCACCCTTTGCGGATCCCTGATCAGAAGATTGCTGTCCTATGTAGCTATCCGTCAACTGGCTTCAGAACATCTGTGCAGAAAACACCATTCGGGCACTTCGGCCCGGATCAACGAGTCAGGCCCCATGCTAAAGCAGTACGGCACGGTTCCCATATCCCCCCTTGGCACGCTAGCACAAGAAGGCAGAGGATG
This genomic interval from Chloroflexota bacterium contains the following:
- a CDS encoding tryptophanase translates to MYEPYKIAIFEPVRMVDKAYRKKAMAEAGYNTFLLKSEDVYLDLLTDSGTSAMSCYQWEGMTNTGDTPYSSRHYLKMVEEFREILGYNYIIPTHQGRAAEHIMSQCMIKLGQIVPGNMYFTTTKLHQEMAGGVFVDVIVDEAHDPTNPFPWKGNIDLKKLEGEILRAGPENVAYVSFETCVNMAGGQPISMQNAKDVAKLLHKYGIPNMYDATRCVENAYMIKWKDPQYSDKPVKEILRELLSYGDGCTISAKKDFLVNMGGLIACNSPDLNRAFLRMLRVWEGDVTNGGLDSKDIEALHRGLMDSLDDDYIKMRVAQTQEFGRKLQEAGVPIVVPPGSHAVFIDAKRFLPHIDQEEYPAQALTAAIYIDSGVRTMERGNVSKGREPKTGQNYRPKLELVRCTIPRRVYTNSHIDYAVEGIAGLYQKRDRITGLKLAYEPKVLRFFQGRFEPLKEWEF
- a CDS encoding NAD(P)/FAD-dependent oxidoreductase, with protein sequence MSKDERYDVVIVGGGHNGMTTAAYLAKCKLSVCVLEERTESGGPCETVEPMAGVRIYPHAMLMYGAPSPGFEQLELWKHGFRMSWSPMDLMKSMGAIGQPTTAGIEAPNPKDMEGFAKLSGLASATPFVQELLRATFWCPPHPPEVEVTDENVPYMQVYKERQPDVWTPELREMTMFDLMDEHMKTESVKTMLAFAAWASGAAGHWEGVAIPSFLSDILILIAGKLSVPRGGLHGYFHAIHRADVANGVVVRTCCPVDEIIIRDGRAVGVRLRDNAASGAKTLWANKAVIAAVDYKQTFLKLIGKQHLDPGFVQRIKDISLKGGSLYVSTLHTRRPIRWREKFRVMDEVGLGPNKTPCGAVYPSDSRQIYYENVMDVDGRKGNPTVPPERLMWFLTPSQAFDPTDCQGYHPKGYISAAFEVNVPPPEYHIEGPDAIDKIKDKLNAYMREAFSQALDGLDSDNIIHHWAATPYEAEFRHSGLVGGTWCGTRHCRDQLWTQRPLPELARYRTPIDGLYHCHQTSGHPGALCLMAIPYNLMHILIEDGIAQPGKWWYPSPWYIPQQGKISAIPPR
- a CDS encoding NAD(P)/FAD-dependent oxidoreductase, which translates into the protein MREQPIFKMFDEFPDETTWDVVIIGGGPNGLMAGAYLAKAGLKVAVVERRFEVGGGLATEEIIFPLYSSNPHVVYHMMVDYMPVIKDFNLDDHALVWVKPNSQTAMVFEDGKSLVLTRMIEDTKDSISKFSFKDAIAFGKVMRTWRRIVNEIVAPATYIPPMSPIDLSVAMQRTPIGAEMLEMVDRSPLEIINDVFENDRVRALMLYSSCMWGLDPMETGIGFFVPLLLDRGMNKCLCYGGSHKFAAAMAREIVRNGGMILEAAEATKILMNNGRVEGVLIGYEERTLRAKVVMSTLDPQTTFFDLVGKDNLPASLKDAVEGWKYDKWSFYTLHVASEEAPHYACDDTWVNEAFMTVFGFESTGQLLAHWDNVVKGKIGSNFGGHSTCESLFDPHLSRKPGKHVSFFQMHAPYEIEGGWEKRAKELDEAILAKWQRVAPNMKKANIIGTNNETPEDIAIRFPNMRRGAIKHGDYRPVQMGCFRPNQECSSTRTPIEGLYVCGVSTYPGGLVLGGPGYLGANKVAEDLGVKKWWKPTPEMEKYVKTYLT
- a CDS encoding FAD-dependent oxidoreductase — protein: MKPLKKLFTPIKIGAMELKNRIVMAPMTTTWAPTDGTVPQQMIDYWEARAKGGVGLIIFETVVIDAAFPYIVQSVGLWDDKLIPSFKRWVDAMHAHGAKVAPQISHPGPESFSWIFGVQPVGPSVLVSRRHGQACRELTVDEIKKIIEQYGDAARRAREAGCDCMELHAGHRYMLAASFLSPLRNQRTDEYGGTIDGRLRFVLEVVDNIKRKAGKDFPVIIRISGDEHVPGGRDLMDTLYIAPKLVEAGVDAIEISGGVDPEHTYRVLPCMGMPPGLNVPAAAAVKQMVNVPVIVVGKITDPRFADDILVKEYADIIMMGRALLADPELPNKAKAGRFEDIAPCTSCGQGCLRMPLTFEGFTCVINPTIGKEKEMVITPAAKPKKVLVIGGGPGGLEAARVAAIRGHDVTLWEKASKMGGQLNLAPIPPTKQDMARWVIYLTTQVKKAKVKVELNKEATPELIEQFKPDVVIVATGGKPLIPPIPGVQGKKVATGADVLTGKVAISRGNVVIIGGGMVGCEVADWIANPGLDQTSGCTNITIIEMLQDIALDEIPQSRMVLLPRLRENGIKAITSATVKEILEDGVVYTKNGRDETIRGMDFIILTCGATSVDELSEKIKGKVPEVYVIGDAKKARKVLEAIAEGAELARKI